From a region of the Stegostoma tigrinum isolate sSteTig4 chromosome 25, sSteTig4.hap1, whole genome shotgun sequence genome:
- the slc35b4 gene encoding UDP-xylose and UDP-N-acetylglucosamine transporter: MRTVFAIGLVFLGCTSNVVFLELLVRDFPGCGNLVTFGQFLFIALEGLIFQAHFFTKPRAIPLRNYFIMVTMFFIVSVVNNYALNFNIPMPLHMIFRSGSLIASMVLGIIILKKRYTIAKYISVALVSLGIFICTFMSAKQVSSRTSASADEGYYVFIRWLIGIFMLTFALFMSARMGLFQETLYKQYGKHSTEALFYNHFLPLPAFLLFTSDIYHHGVLFNQSELMEIALLGITLPVMWFYLVLNVLTQYICIRGVFILTTECTSLTVTLVVTLRKFISLIFSIVYFKNPFTFWHWFGTVVVFIGTLTYAEVWNTFKLLFHSKRKLQ, translated from the exons ATGCGCACAGTCTTCGCTATCGGCCTGGTGTTCCTCGGCTGCACTAGCAATGTTGTGTTTCTGGAACTATTGGTCAG GGATTTTCCTGGATGTGGAAACCTTGTGACGTTTGGACAGTTCCTGTTCATAGCATTGGAAGGTTTAATTTTTCAAGCTCACTTTTTCACAAAGCCTCGGGCAATCCCATTAAG GAACTATTTCATCATGGTCACCATGTTTTTCATCGTAAGTGTGGTCAATAATTATGCCCTCAACTTCAACATTCCAATGCCTTTGCACATGATCTTCAGATCA GGCTCTCTGATAGCCAGCATGGTATTGGGAATTATCATTTTAAAGAAAAG atacaCAATTGCGAAGTACATTTCAGTAGCTCTGGTTTCTTTGGGAATTTTTATCTGTACATTCATGTCTGCAAAACAAGTG TCTTCGCGTACAAGTGCATCTGCTGATGAGGGTTACTATGTATTTATACGGTGGCTGATAG GTATTTTTATGCTGACTTTTGCACTCTTCATGTCTGCTAGAATGGGACTTTTTCAAGAAACATTATATAAGCAATATGGCAAACACTCTACAGAGGCATTGTTTTATAAT CATTTCTTGCCATTACCAGCTTTCCTCTTATTTACCTCTGACATTTACCATCATGGAGTTCTCTTCAACCAGTCTG AATTGATGGAGATTGCACTCCTAGGAATCACTTTACCAGTCATGTGGTTTTACCTGGTGCTCAATGTTCTAACTCA ATACATTTGCATCCGTGGTGTTTTTATTCTCACAACAGAGTGCACATCCCTGACAGTCACACTTGTTGTGACACTTCGCAAGTTCATCAGTCTCATTTTCTCTATTGTCTACTTTAAAAACCCCTTCACCTTCTGGCACTGGTTTGGGACGGTAGTAGTTTTTATCGGGACTCTCACTTATGCCGAA